From Acidothermus cellulolyticus 11B, a single genomic window includes:
- a CDS encoding ATP-dependent helicase: MTVSRAVSGVDVLAALDDDQRAAVTAMPGPVGILAGPGTGKTRTIAHRIAHAVQSGQWRPQQVLAVTFTNRAAAELRHRLRMLGVDDVSTGTFHAVALRQLRYFWPRLVGGAFPRIVADKTPFLTQAAGQLGVRLSDFDVRDVAADLEWAKVLQCPPQNYPALARRHGRVSAKPADETAALYDRYEALKSAAHCLDFEDVLLLLVALLETEPEAVRMVRGRYQCFVVDEYQDVNALEQRLLDAWLGSRTEVCVVGDPRQAIYGFAGATDRYLVEFAERYPQATMVSLTRNYRSTQEILAAAHRLAGGTPLIAVRGSGVSPTVVAYPTVEAEAQGVAASVAELISSGVSPDDIAVLVRRHALAEPISAAFDEVGIRSVRIATASRTGVPRTAGAVTIASLHAAKGLEWEVVFLPGWADGILPDARALSVDAVAEEQRLAYVGVTRARRMLVVSYPRSVQRAGERVECEPSRFLAAFAASARPAVGEPSVEPAEKPGGCGAAGGVGAAGPAS, from the coding sequence GTGACGGTGTCGCGGGCGGTTTCCGGTGTGGACGTGCTTGCCGCGTTGGACGACGACCAGCGCGCTGCAGTGACGGCGATGCCGGGGCCGGTCGGGATTCTTGCGGGTCCCGGTACCGGCAAGACCCGGACGATCGCGCACCGGATTGCCCATGCGGTACAGAGCGGACAGTGGCGGCCGCAGCAGGTGCTGGCGGTCACGTTCACCAACCGGGCGGCCGCCGAACTGCGGCACCGGCTTCGGATGCTCGGCGTGGATGATGTATCGACCGGCACCTTTCACGCGGTGGCGCTCCGGCAGTTGCGGTATTTCTGGCCGCGGCTCGTCGGCGGTGCATTTCCGCGGATCGTGGCCGACAAGACACCATTCCTTACCCAGGCGGCCGGGCAGCTCGGCGTCCGCCTGTCGGATTTCGATGTGCGCGACGTCGCGGCGGACCTTGAGTGGGCGAAAGTCTTGCAGTGCCCGCCGCAGAATTACCCCGCGCTCGCGCGTCGTCACGGACGTGTCTCCGCCAAGCCTGCTGACGAGACCGCCGCGCTCTACGATCGTTACGAAGCCTTGAAGTCGGCCGCGCATTGCCTGGACTTCGAAGACGTTCTTCTTCTATTGGTCGCACTTTTGGAAACCGAACCGGAAGCCGTGCGAATGGTGCGCGGCCGTTACCAATGTTTTGTCGTCGATGAGTACCAGGATGTGAATGCGCTGGAACAACGTCTGTTGGACGCGTGGCTCGGCTCGCGCACGGAGGTGTGCGTCGTCGGTGATCCGCGCCAGGCTATTTACGGCTTTGCCGGCGCCACCGACCGGTATCTCGTTGAATTCGCTGAGCGCTATCCGCAGGCGACGATGGTGTCGTTGACCCGGAATTACCGCTCGACGCAAGAAATTCTTGCCGCGGCGCACCGGCTGGCCGGCGGAACTCCGCTGATTGCGGTCCGCGGGTCGGGTGTTTCGCCCACCGTCGTTGCGTATCCGACGGTGGAGGCTGAGGCGCAGGGCGTCGCCGCCTCGGTAGCCGAGCTCATCTCCTCCGGTGTCTCTCCTGATGACATAGCGGTGTTGGTACGCCGACACGCTCTCGCCGAGCCCATTTCGGCCGCTTTCGACGAGGTGGGCATCCGCTCGGTCCGGATTGCGACGGCGTCCCGCACCGGCGTCCCGCGGACGGCGGGCGCGGTGACGATTGCCTCGCTGCACGCGGCGAAGGGTCTGGAGTGGGAGGTGGTCTTCCTGCCCGGCTGGGCGGACGGCATCCTCCCGGATGCCCGGGCGCTGAGCGTGGACGCTGTTGCTGAGGAGCAGCGGTTGGCGTACGTCGGAGTGACCCGGGCGCGTCGCATGCTGGTCGTCTCGTATCCCCGTTCGGTGCAGCGCGCCGGCGAGAGGGTGGAGTGTGAACCCAGCCGATTTCTCGCCGCGTTCGCAGCTTCCGCGCGGCCGGCCGTCGGTGAACCCTCGGTTGAGCCGGCCGAGAAGCCGGGTGGTTGCGGCGCGGCAGGTGGTGTCGGCGCGGCCGGCCCGGCGAGCTAA
- a CDS encoding WhiB family transcriptional regulator, with protein MSVTDVDAGCAQAIDARREIPCLQVNPEIFFAEDPEDIDVAKALCRRCPRRVACLDDALQRREPWGVWGGELFSGGRVVSQKRPRGRPRKERVV; from the coding sequence ATGAGCGTGACGGACGTCGACGCGGGATGTGCGCAGGCGATCGACGCAAGGCGGGAAATCCCTTGCCTCCAGGTGAATCCCGAGATTTTCTTTGCCGAGGACCCGGAGGATATCGACGTGGCGAAGGCACTCTGCCGACGCTGCCCGCGCAGGGTGGCATGCCTGGACGATGCGCTGCAGCGACGTGAACCCTGGGGTGTCTGGGGAGGAGAGTTGTTTTCCGGCGGGCGGGTCGTCTCCCAGAAGCGGCCGCGCGGTCGGCCGCGCAAAGAGCGCGTCGTGTGA
- a CDS encoding M48 family metallopeptidase, with protein MTASSGSRSRGSQRSYRSTPTPPRRSVSVERVLLDGSTLVEIRRSLRRRRTISAHVDGDHIVVSVPARLSRAEREKWVRIMVERLARRRGRQDAADSDQRLLRRAVQLSRRYLGGRAQPASVRWVANQESRWGSCTPESRSIRLSKRLQVMPSWVRDYVLLHELVHLIDPTHGPRFHALLNQFPWAERAKGYLQGISDAALLRSHRGSA; from the coding sequence GTGACAGCCTCTTCCGGATCACGTTCCCGCGGTTCGCAGCGCTCATACCGGTCGACGCCGACACCGCCCCGCCGCTCGGTCTCCGTCGAGCGGGTGCTGCTCGACGGCTCCACCCTGGTCGAAATCCGGCGCAGCCTGCGCCGCCGACGCACCATCTCCGCTCACGTGGACGGCGATCACATCGTCGTCTCGGTCCCGGCCCGGCTGTCCCGTGCCGAGCGGGAGAAGTGGGTTCGGATCATGGTTGAGCGGCTCGCCCGTCGACGCGGTCGGCAGGACGCCGCCGATAGTGATCAGCGATTGCTGCGACGTGCCGTCCAGTTGTCGCGCCGGTATCTCGGAGGACGGGCGCAGCCGGCCAGCGTCCGCTGGGTCGCCAACCAGGAGTCACGCTGGGGATCGTGTACGCCGGAGAGCCGCTCGATTCGTCTGTCCAAGCGGCTGCAGGTGATGCCGAGTTGGGTGCGGGACTATGTCCTCCTCCACGAACTCGTCCACCTCATCGATCCGACGCATGGACCGCGCTTTCACGCGCTGCTGAACCAGTTTCCGTGGGCCGAGCGGGCCAAAGGCTACCTGCAAGGGATCAGCGACGCCGCCCTGCTGCGCAGTCACCGTGGATCGGCATGA
- a CDS encoding mycoredoxin, whose amino-acid sequence MPDGTTVTIFTTPWCGYCRRLKRELDEQGIPYQEVNIEADPEAADLVARVNGGNQTVPTVLFPDGRTLTNPPASAVIARLADLQATPQR is encoded by the coding sequence ATGCCCGACGGGACGACCGTGACAATCTTCACCACCCCGTGGTGCGGCTACTGCCGCCGGCTCAAGCGAGAGCTCGACGAACAGGGCATCCCGTACCAGGAGGTGAACATCGAGGCCGACCCGGAGGCTGCCGACCTCGTTGCGCGGGTCAACGGGGGAAACCAGACCGTGCCCACGGTGCTCTTCCCTGACGGGCGCACGTTGACCAACCCCCCGGCGTCCGCCGTCATCGCCCGGCTCGCCGACCTGCAGGCCACACCCCAGCGATAG
- a CDS encoding dipeptidase codes for MDREAVRRYLAEQRDAFVAQLGEWLRIPSVWTDPAHADDVRRSAEWLAAVLRSAGFPTVEVWTAPSGAPAVFAEWPAEDPGAPTVVVYGHHDVQPVDPVEAWTFAPFEPAIVDDRILGRGASDDKGQVLCHLLGLQANLAASGRQQPPVTLRLLIEGEEESGSPTFAELLRAHRDRLAPDVIVVSDSAMYAPGVVSVCLGMRGLTDCQIDLHGPDVDLHSGTFGGAVPNPLTVLARLLAGLHDDHGQVTLPGFYDHVRPISAQEREMISRLPFDESTWLAQAASRATYGEDGFSTLERIWTRPTCEIHGIWGGYTGPGHKTIIPTDAHAKVSFRLVADQDPASVQEALRRYVAEHVPAGITATVTFFGPGVRPYLVPADHPAVAATCRALSAAFDGAEVFFTREGGSGPEADIAEILGAPLVFLGIGLPTDRYHAPDEHAHIPMLLKGAEAICYLWDDLAAHRDDVVRR; via the coding sequence ATGGACCGGGAAGCTGTACGTCGGTATCTCGCTGAACAACGCGACGCCTTCGTCGCTCAACTCGGTGAGTGGCTGCGCATCCCATCGGTGTGGACGGATCCGGCACACGCGGACGACGTTCGGCGCAGCGCGGAGTGGCTTGCCGCAGTATTGCGCAGCGCTGGGTTCCCCACGGTGGAGGTCTGGACGGCGCCGAGCGGGGCGCCCGCCGTCTTCGCCGAATGGCCGGCTGAGGATCCGGGTGCACCCACCGTCGTGGTGTACGGGCACCACGATGTGCAGCCGGTCGATCCGGTGGAGGCGTGGACGTTCGCCCCGTTCGAACCCGCCATCGTTGATGATCGCATTCTGGGTCGAGGGGCCTCGGACGACAAGGGGCAGGTGCTCTGTCACCTCCTCGGACTCCAGGCGAACCTTGCCGCGAGCGGCCGTCAGCAGCCCCCGGTCACCCTGCGGCTCCTCATCGAAGGGGAGGAGGAGTCCGGTTCACCGACATTCGCCGAGCTGCTTCGTGCCCACCGGGACCGGCTGGCCCCGGACGTGATCGTGGTCAGTGACAGCGCCATGTATGCGCCCGGAGTCGTGAGCGTCTGTCTCGGCATGCGCGGGCTCACCGATTGCCAAATCGACCTGCACGGCCCGGACGTCGACCTGCATTCGGGCACGTTCGGCGGCGCCGTCCCGAATCCGCTGACCGTGCTCGCCCGACTCCTCGCCGGACTGCATGACGATCACGGCCAGGTGACGCTGCCCGGCTTCTACGATCACGTCCGTCCGATCAGCGCCCAGGAACGGGAGATGATCTCCCGCTTGCCGTTCGACGAGTCGACGTGGCTGGCTCAGGCGGCAAGTCGGGCCACGTACGGCGAGGACGGGTTCTCCACCCTGGAGCGCATCTGGACCAGGCCGACGTGTGAGATTCACGGCATCTGGGGTGGGTACACCGGGCCCGGACACAAGACGATCATTCCGACGGATGCCCACGCCAAGGTCTCATTCCGGCTCGTCGCCGATCAGGATCCCGCGAGTGTCCAGGAGGCGTTGCGCCGGTACGTCGCCGAGCATGTGCCGGCGGGTATCACGGCCACCGTGACGTTCTTCGGCCCGGGCGTGCGCCCCTACCTGGTTCCCGCGGACCATCCTGCAGTAGCGGCGACGTGTCGCGCGCTCTCCGCCGCGTTCGACGGGGCGGAGGTCTTCTTCACCCGTGAGGGGGGATCCGGCCCGGAGGCTGACATCGCGGAGATTCTCGGCGCCCCGCTGGTCTTCCTCGGCATCGGTTTACCGACGGACCGCTACCACGCCCCGGACGAGCACGCGCACATCCCGATGCTGCTCAAGGGTGCGGAGGCGATCTGCTATCTCTGGGACGATCTCGCCGCTCACCGCGACGACGTCGTGCGTCGCTGA
- a CDS encoding ABC1 kinase family protein, which translates to MADIPRGTVARTARLARLPLSAAGRTAVGIGKRLTGRPAEEVIGEFQRRTAEQLFDVLGELKGGAMKLGQALSVFEAAMPDDLAAPYRESLTRLQENAPPLPAATVHRVLAGQLGPQWRTYFRDFEDRPAAAASIGQVHRAVWQDGRHVAVKIQYPGAGKALLSDLTQLGRLGRVFGVLFPGLDLKPLLQELRARVTEELDYRLEAMSQHAFARAYLDDPDIYVPDVLAGADRVIVSEWIDGTPLSSIIRSGTRRQRDHAGLLLVRFLFSGPARVGMLHADPHPGNYRLLDDGRLAVLDFGAVNRLPGGFPPIIGRLLSLALREEPDAVLEGLREEGFVRARRSVDPHDLLAYLNPFLDPVRYPVFHFTRRWLREQASRIGDPRTPSGALARQLNLPPSYLLIHRVWMGSIGILCQLDAAGPFRAEIERWLPGLELPELVEDAEQSAE; encoded by the coding sequence ATGGCCGACATCCCTCGGGGGACCGTAGCGCGGACCGCCCGCCTTGCTCGACTGCCGCTCAGCGCGGCGGGTCGCACGGCCGTGGGCATCGGGAAACGCTTGACCGGACGCCCTGCCGAGGAGGTGATCGGCGAATTCCAGCGGCGGACCGCCGAGCAGCTCTTCGACGTCCTCGGGGAGCTGAAAGGCGGTGCGATGAAGCTCGGCCAGGCGCTCTCCGTCTTCGAAGCAGCAATGCCGGACGACCTCGCGGCGCCGTACCGGGAATCGCTGACCCGCCTGCAAGAGAACGCCCCGCCGCTTCCGGCCGCCACCGTCCACCGGGTTCTGGCCGGCCAGCTTGGCCCGCAGTGGCGGACATATTTCCGGGACTTCGAGGATCGGCCTGCCGCGGCGGCATCCATCGGGCAGGTTCACCGCGCGGTCTGGCAGGACGGCCGTCACGTCGCGGTGAAGATTCAATACCCCGGCGCGGGAAAAGCGCTGCTCTCCGACCTCACCCAGCTCGGCCGGCTCGGCCGGGTGTTCGGCGTCCTCTTTCCCGGTTTGGACCTCAAGCCCCTGCTCCAAGAATTGCGGGCCCGCGTGACGGAAGAGCTCGACTACCGTCTGGAGGCCATGTCGCAACACGCTTTTGCGCGGGCATACCTCGACGATCCCGACATTTACGTGCCGGACGTGCTTGCCGGCGCCGATCGTGTCATCGTTTCCGAATGGATCGATGGCACGCCGCTATCGTCAATCATCCGATCCGGCACCCGCCGCCAGCGCGACCACGCAGGCCTTCTGCTGGTTCGTTTCCTGTTCTCCGGACCGGCGCGGGTCGGCATGCTCCACGCGGATCCTCACCCGGGGAATTACCGCCTGCTGGACGACGGGCGCCTGGCCGTGCTGGATTTCGGTGCGGTGAACCGGCTGCCGGGTGGCTTTCCCCCGATCATCGGCCGGCTGTTGAGCCTGGCGTTACGCGAAGAACCGGACGCAGTCTTGGAGGGGCTGCGCGAGGAAGGTTTTGTCCGAGCGCGCCGGTCCGTCGATCCGCACGATTTGCTCGCCTACCTCAATCCGTTCCTCGATCCTGTTCGGTATCCGGTCTTTCATTTCACGCGACGCTGGCTTCGAGAGCAGGCGTCGCGCATCGGCGACCCGCGTACGCCGTCCGGCGCGCTGGCCCGGCAACTCAATCTGCCGCCGTCGTACCTTCTCATCCATCGGGTTTGGATGGGCAGCATCGGCATACTCTGCCAGCTGGATGCCGCCGGGCCGTTCCGCGCGGAAATTGAACGATGGCTCCCGGGTCTCGAACTCCCCGAGCTTGTCGAGGACGCGGAACAGAGCGCCGAGTGA
- the mtrA gene encoding MtrAB system response regulator MtrA codes for MKGRVLVVDDDTALAEMLGIVLRGEGFEPHFVFDGDKALAAFREVKPDVVLLDLMLPGTDGIDVCRQIRAESGVPIVMLTAKSDTVDVVVGLESGADDYVVKPFKPKELVARLRARLRRTDEPAPEILTIGDVTIDVAGHSVTRDGQPIPLTPLEFDLLVALARKPRHVFSREVLLEQVWGYRHAADTRLVNVHVQRLRSKIEKDPDHPEIVLTVRGVGYKAGPA; via the coding sequence ATGAAGGGTCGCGTCCTCGTCGTCGATGACGACACCGCGTTGGCCGAGATGCTCGGCATTGTCCTCCGCGGCGAGGGGTTTGAACCCCATTTCGTGTTCGACGGAGACAAGGCGCTCGCCGCCTTCCGGGAGGTGAAGCCGGACGTCGTCCTGCTCGACCTCATGCTTCCCGGCACCGATGGGATCGACGTCTGTCGGCAGATCCGGGCGGAGTCCGGCGTACCGATCGTCATGCTGACCGCGAAGAGCGACACGGTTGACGTCGTCGTCGGTCTGGAATCCGGTGCCGACGACTACGTCGTCAAGCCCTTCAAACCGAAGGAACTCGTCGCCAGGCTTCGGGCCCGGCTGCGGCGGACCGACGAACCTGCTCCGGAGATTCTCACGATTGGTGACGTCACGATCGACGTCGCCGGCCACTCGGTGACCCGCGACGGCCAACCTATTCCGCTGACTCCGCTGGAATTCGATTTGCTGGTGGCGCTGGCGCGCAAACCACGGCACGTGTTCTCGCGGGAGGTGCTCCTCGAACAGGTCTGGGGATATCGTCACGCCGCCGACACCCGGTTGGTGAACGTCCACGTCCAGCGGCTCCGCTCCAAGATTGAAAAGGATCCCGACCATCCGGAGATCGTCCTGACCGTCCGCGGGGTCGGGTACAAAGCCGGCCCGGCGTGA
- a CDS encoding TOMM precursor leader peptide-binding protein has translation MRPRLKPAVRVLWRDAATVQFGVDARSAVAVTGVDPCTAALFDALDGSRTDAELRVLGRQLGLDASSVDRLLDWLRSGRLLDDAARRPAEALLPRGAEDLLTPDLAALSLLSEEPDGGAVLLERRRAARISVVGAGRVGATVATLLAAAGIGRVVPDDPEPATAADCAPGGLAPADAGTPRGDALRRRLLAVNPAVQTAPPTDGDYTLQVLAPPGPFDATVGDAALRGHTPHLLAFVRDLTGVIGPLVSPGRSPCLRCLEAARAARDPRWPLIAAQLASDPPRKRRACDVVLATLVAAIAALQVLAFVDGRRPATVGATVEMTLPDWRFRRRRWSMHPDCGCGWPSNAEPDAGIDPGSGRGIGAAPGGGVGPGRAVGPSVSVGARSGVGMNA, from the coding sequence GTGCGACCCAGGCTCAAGCCCGCTGTCCGTGTGCTGTGGCGGGACGCCGCCACCGTGCAGTTCGGTGTCGACGCCCGATCGGCTGTTGCCGTCACGGGGGTTGATCCGTGCACGGCGGCATTGTTTGACGCGCTTGACGGGAGCCGCACGGACGCCGAGTTACGGGTGCTCGGCCGCCAGCTGGGTCTCGATGCGTCATCGGTCGACCGCCTGCTCGACTGGTTGCGCTCCGGTCGCCTCCTCGATGACGCCGCCCGCCGGCCGGCTGAGGCGTTGCTGCCACGGGGCGCAGAGGATCTCCTAACACCTGATCTCGCTGCCCTCTCGCTGCTGTCAGAGGAGCCGGACGGCGGAGCGGTTCTGCTCGAGCGGCGCCGGGCCGCACGGATCAGCGTTGTGGGTGCCGGGCGGGTTGGCGCTACCGTCGCCACGTTGCTCGCCGCCGCGGGGATTGGTCGGGTCGTCCCTGACGACCCCGAGCCAGCGACCGCTGCCGATTGTGCACCGGGCGGGCTGGCGCCGGCCGACGCCGGCACACCCCGTGGCGACGCGCTCCGCCGGCGCCTGCTCGCGGTGAATCCGGCGGTCCAGACCGCCCCGCCCACGGACGGCGATTACACCCTGCAGGTGCTCGCACCTCCTGGTCCGTTCGATGCGACCGTCGGGGACGCCGCGCTGCGTGGCCATACTCCGCACCTGCTGGCCTTTGTCCGAGATCTCACCGGCGTCATCGGTCCCCTCGTGTCACCCGGGCGAAGCCCCTGTCTGCGATGTCTGGAGGCGGCGCGAGCCGCGCGTGATCCCCGCTGGCCGCTGATTGCGGCACAACTGGCAAGCGACCCCCCGCGCAAGAGGCGAGCCTGCGATGTCGTTCTTGCCACCCTGGTCGCCGCAATCGCTGCGCTACAGGTCTTGGCGTTCGTCGACGGGCGTCGACCGGCAACCGTTGGAGCAACCGTGGAGATGACCCTCCCCGACTGGCGATTCAGGCGCCGCCGATGGTCGATGCATCCCGACTGCGGCTGCGGTTGGCCGTCGAACGCCGAGCCCGATGCGGGCATCGATCCTGGCTCAGGTCGTGGCATCGGTGCGGCGCCCGGTGGTGGGGTCGGTCCCGGGAGGGCTGTTGGGCCCAGCGTTAGTGTCGGCGCGCGGTCAGGTGTTGGGATGAACGCGTAG
- a CDS encoding universal stress protein, translated as MVEQLIATGVDDTAHDVTQTEPEPTATEARRNLVVVGVDGSACSAKALAWAEEYAKTVGADLALVIAWHWPTAYGEPIPFEDFTPEADAAEVLRKAAATLTLPSERVRLVVRQGAAGDVLVKASESARLLVVGCRGHGSLLKRVIGSTSIYCAHHAHCPVVIVR; from the coding sequence ATGGTGGAGCAGCTCATCGCAACGGGCGTTGACGACACCGCGCACGACGTCACCCAAACGGAGCCGGAACCGACGGCGACCGAGGCCCGGCGCAATCTCGTCGTCGTCGGCGTGGACGGGTCGGCGTGCAGCGCCAAGGCACTGGCGTGGGCCGAAGAGTACGCGAAAACCGTCGGCGCCGACCTCGCGCTTGTCATCGCGTGGCACTGGCCGACGGCGTACGGCGAGCCGATTCCGTTCGAGGACTTCACCCCGGAAGCCGACGCGGCCGAGGTGCTGCGCAAAGCAGCGGCGACGCTCACCCTGCCATCCGAACGGGTGCGGCTCGTCGTCCGCCAAGGAGCAGCCGGTGACGTTCTCGTCAAGGCAAGCGAATCCGCTCGGCTCCTTGTCGTCGGGTGCCGCGGCCACGGCAGCCTTCTCAAGCGGGTCATCGGATCGACAAGCATCTACTGCGCGCATCACGCGCACTGCCCGGTCGTCATCGTGCGCTGA
- a CDS encoding DUF5679 domain-containing protein codes for MAEKYNGEAYCVKCKEKRQFEGDVVVNDKGTKMARGKCPVCGTTLNRILGKA; via the coding sequence GTGGCCGAGAAGTACAACGGCGAGGCGTACTGCGTGAAGTGCAAGGAGAAGCGCCAGTTCGAGGGCGACGTCGTCGTCAACGACAAGGGCACCAAGATGGCCAGAGGCAAGTGCCCGGTCTGCGGGACGACGCTCAACCGCATCCTGGGCAAGGCTTAA